ctctcacttcctgttatctcagggcccttccacacagccctatataccagaatatcaaggcagaaaatcccacattatctgagtgtggacttagatgacccagttcaaagcagatattgtgggatcttctgctttgatatcctgggatatagggctgtgtggaagggccctcagagctAGAAATGACACAAAGActtgaagagtcagaaatgacttgatgaGTTAACAATGACTTGAGGACACACCACAAAAACACCAAAATTGTACGTGGCCCTTCTGCCCTTTTGTGTTACTCCcttcctgctttctctccctcacatttatatatttttcatcACCTCCAACTAGTTTCATGTCCACAAAATAGCATCCTATTTGTAAGCTGGTGTCCTATGTCTGATACATCCCGAGGCGCAAGTTTTTATTTTAGAGGACAATTAGCACCTTTCATTTACCTAAATACCCTGAAGGTATCACATCCTATTTGACCTTGGAAGTCAAGCAAAGTCAGGGCAGGTTAGTACCAGGAAAGGAGGGTGCCCtggaataccaagtgctgtagccAATAATCAGAAAAGGGGCTTGGCATgcattgacaggcaacttgaaggcacacttgAGTAAGTTCATTTAACCAAATGCATACATTTGCACAGAAATACAACATAACCTTCAGTCAGCTGCCAAACAGGTGCTACCTTTTCAGAAAACTGAGCAGAAAGCAAGTCTGGGATACTTTATTTACTTCACTGACCATAATTTTCAAAAAGAGAGGGTATGATGGCAGACGTATCCCCCCTGTATGTGGAACGTGTGGAAGGTAGGCAAAAAAGATCTACATAGCCTCCAGGTGCCATTGCTTCATTGACTCTAAACAGTATATTAAAATGATGTGGATTGTGACACAGCAACATCTGGATGACTGCACTTTCTCCATCTTTACTGTGCAGAATAATTAATATTGTTTCACCACGTGAAGAATTTGGTTGATATGATTGctttgatggactggatgagttGTTAGATGCTTATTGGTCAATTAAAGTTCATCACAAATTAAATTACCTGTAAATACAAGATTTCCTGGGGAAAGTAATATTTGTTCATATGatttcataaaaataaaataatttcttgCAGGATCAGACCAAGGTCCAACTATGTCCAGTTGTAGCCAGTTAGATATCTTTGGAAGAGCATCATAACAATAGTTTTTGCTTATTACTTATATTCAGAGGTATATTCCTGTGTACAAGTTGCCCGCAGCTATATAAATTTGTTGATCCTTATCTCTTGAGGTTATGCCCTGTATGAAACTTGTACTTCTAACAGTCCTAAGTCTGCTGTTCCTAACTCTTGTTGAGTGACCCCAGGCTCTTAGTACTGACAGAGAGAGTGTCCCTGCTTCATCTCTCTTACCGGCACCCACAGCCCTCCACCACCATATCCTGATAGGTCTTAAGGACCACCATGTCATGTTGATCCAGATAGAGCATAGCTATGGGACTGAGGTCTGTAGGAACACAAGATGGCTTAGGTACTTTGGAGTTCACAGAATTCAACATTGTCTGCACcacagcatgactggaggaattCATGTGGTCGGCCAGTGGGAACCTGCACTCCCCAGAGCAGTAGAATGCGTGGTAGCCACTGGGAGCAACTATCCAATCGTTCCAACCAACTTCTTTGAAATCTACAAAGAGGCGGTGCCTTCTGCACTTGGTACTGGTTTTGGTCTTTGCCTTTAGGCTCTTGAGTTTGTTCTTGGAGACTGTACCTTTTGTAGGTTTTCTGCCTCCTTTCTGGGTTAGTGCATTTGACAGACTTTTGCTGTGTCTTTTTCCACGTGTCAGGGGTTGCCCTCTTTGGTTATGGCTATAAGTGACTAGTAAAGGCCTCTCCAGAGCCCACTGAGCTGCCTCCTCTCCAAGAGACCGTCTTGCACGAAGGAGTGTGTGGTGCTCTTGAAGGTTATAGCTTTTGTTTGGGTGCTCCACCTCAACAAGAAACCCAAGATGAAGCTTCTGGTCCTTGGTCATCTTATAGGCAGGAGTCACATCAAAGCTCTCCCACTTGGGCTGGTTTGGAGCCAAGAATTTGCGGGCCAGAAGTCTGCTCTTGTTTCTGGAAATGGGTGGGGAATCCATTGTGTGGTAGACGTTGATGTGAAAACCCATGCTTTCCCTGTCTTTGTGGTAGAGGCGCAACTCAAGGGCGGTCAGCTCCTCCTCTGCAGGAAGCAAGGTGAGGTTGAACAAGAAGTAAAATGCATTTCCCACAAGTTCAGGAAAGTAATCTGGATCCTCTAGAAGTGGAACAGAATAAAGATTAATGAGGAATTTGAGACTGAGCTTCAAATTTGCAGAACTATGTAGCTGTATCCAACCAAGAACCCCTCTATTCATGTTTCCCACAACAACTGGCCAGATGTCTGAGAGGCTCCCAAACATCCCATGACAACAATGGCCTTTTGGAAAGCAATGGAGCCCAAGAGGTATATATTGCCCCTGAAATGGAAATGTAACTTGGACATTCAAGGTTGGATCCAGTCTTAGTTGTACCTGGGACTTGTGATAGTCATGATTAATTTTAAGCCCTTATAGTTTCAATAGGTCTGCTCTTCTGTCCAAGTATTAAAAGACCTGGCCCTGCATTATTTATGTCATGGGGTGGAACTGAGTAGTAGCAGTAGGCATCAGTGAACATACTGGAAGTACAACTAAGTTTCATTCCAAGCCCCATCCTTCATCACTTTGTCCATTTGAATTAGTTATGAAGACAGGTAGGTTTTCAGAACTTCTGCACTAATCCataaattatttgtttattttactagTTTGGAGCTCTGAAAAGTGAATTGCACTTGTGATTTTATTCCTAGATTTGATGTAAAAAAAACCTTACTTATGCTATGCTATTTTTCTCTGAAATGGCTCTATGGATGACACAGTGTAAGGTCAATTAGCTTCGGCGACTGCTTAAAAAAAACTTCCTCTTAGCTTACCTTTCCCCTATATTATGCTATCCAGATGCTTTGTACCTAAATGTATCCTCAATGAGTGTAGCCATTTATCAGGAATCTTAGGAGCTGATCCAGAACATTTGGAGAGTCCCAGGTTCAAATGGCCAGTCTAAGCTATGACACAATTACCCTCCGTATTCTGTAGGTGGCACTGCAGCCAAGGCAAACGCAAGAATGAGCATCTCACATTGAATACGATTCAGGAACACAATTGCCA
The sequence above is a segment of the Anolis sagrei isolate rAnoSag1 chromosome Y, rAnoSag1.mat, whole genome shotgun sequence genome. Coding sequences within it:
- the LOC132780062 gene encoding bone morphogenetic protein 2-like — protein: MVSGNLTVLSMLFVSLAFWGSEAPQGASPGTNKHDPKELPIQALHTILLRRLGLQRRPEPKPGHVVPQYLLDLYQFALGRAPPSFQGTDLSFLEEQAGRANTVRTFHHVEDPDYFPELVGNAFYFLFNLTLLPAEEELTALELRLYHKDRESMGFHINVYHTMDSPPISRNKSRLLARKFLAPNQPKWESFDVTPAYKMTKDQKLHLGFLVEVEHPNKSYNLQEHHTLLRARRSLGEEAAQWALERPLLVTYSHNQRGQPLTRGKRHSKSLSNALTQKGGRKPTKGTVSKNKLKSLKAKTKTSTKCRRHRLFVDFKEVGWNDWIVAPSGYHAFYCSGECRFPLADHMNSSSHAVVQTMLNSVNSKVPKPSCVPTDLSPIAMLYLDQHDMVVLKTYQDMVVEGCGCR